The Anaerobranca gottschalkii DSM 13577 genome segment CATGTGTTATGTAACTCAATAGACAAAGGTGCTAGTACTATGAAAGTGTGTAAAGTGGGCTGTATTGGTTGTAGGAAATGTGCAAAGGTTTGCCCAGAACAATGCATAACTGTAGAAAACAACCTTGCAGTTATCGATAATTTCAAATGTACTGCCTGTGAGAAGTGTATAGGGGAGTGCCCAACTAACGCTATTAAGAAAGTACAATAGTTTTAAAAGCGCCTGTTAATCCTATACAGGCGCTTTAAACTGAATGGATTTTGGAAAATTTTGAAACTGACATTTACTATTATTCAGTTGTATAATGGAGTTACATTCCAGATATAAAGGAGGAGTTTTTTTGACTAGATTAAAAGGTAAAACTCCATTGATTTTATTTTTAATTTTGTTTGCTTTTTGGATTATAGTAGCTGAGACTGTGGAAATACAACATTTATTAGTAGGGATAGTGGTAGCTTATTTAGTAGAGATATTTAATAGGGATTTTTTAAAGGATTTTCATTTTTACGGTAAAAAAAATTTTATAATACAAATTATAACTCTAATCCATATTACAATAATTCTTATTAAGGACATGATTATTGCTAATATTCAAGTTGCAAAGATCGTCCTTTCTCCCAAAATGCCAATAAGTCCCGGAATTGTAACTTTTAAAACAAAATTAAAATCACCATTAGCAAGGACTTTGCTAGCAA includes the following:
- a CDS encoding Na+/H+ antiporter subunit E, with translation MTRLKGKTPLILFLILFAFWIIVAETVEIQHLLVGIVVAYLVEIFNRDFLKDFHFYGKKNFIIQIITLIHITIILIKDMIIANIQVAKIVLSPKMPISPGIVTFKTKLKSPLARTLLANSITLTPGTLTIDVDEDIFVVHYLTEQNAVDVQNWAVKSKMLYLDGEKDG